The following nucleotide sequence is from Dunckerocampus dactyliophorus isolate RoL2022-P2 chromosome 7, RoL_Ddac_1.1, whole genome shotgun sequence.
cagctttgggccgacaacagaaaaggcccggtctcccctggtcttaagtctggtcttaggcaccaccagttggagctggccttcggacctcaaagtGCGCGccggagtgtaaatttggatgaggtccgagatgtactgaggggccagcccattcaaagccttaaaaacaaacaataaaatcttaaaataaattctaaaacgcacaggcaaccagtgcagggaagctaaaattgaggtaatatgctccctctttttggttgctgttaaaagccgtgctgcagagttctggactaactgtaagcgagagagtaatttatggcttattccagagtaaagggcattacagtagtccagacgtgacgagataaaagcgtgcatggcttgttcgaaatgttgcaacgacaaaaatgatttgactttggataaaagccgaagatgataaaaacaagattttacaacggcattgatttgtttattaagtttaaaatcactatcaatgatgacgccaaggctggtggctgtgggactgacatggtttttcatgggacccaagtccaagtgggggtcattattattaaggatgataacttctgtcttcccctcattgagctttaaaaaattttgagccaaccagaccttgacgtcactAAAGCACTCAAGAAGGGGAGTCAGGGGGGCATGATCAGTTCTTGTAATTGGTAAATAgatctggcagtcatctgcataaaagtgataggagatgccatgctttctaaaaattgtGCTAAGTGGGATTAGGTACAGAACAAATAGGATGGGCCCCaggattgatccctgggggactccacatTCAAGGGGGGCAGTAGATGAGGTGGAGTCACCAAGTCCCACAGtaaggcatctccctgacaaGTAAGACCTAAACCAATCAAGGGCAGTCCCCCCGACACCCACACACTGTCAGATGAGACTTCCAGTGTCGTGGATGGACTGGGGTTTAAAACAGAGTcaatagttttaaaaagaacacgtgggttgttcatatttttgataTCACATCTGAGAGGTATTTTGTTTTCTCAGCCTTCACTATGTTTTGATAACACCTCCAACTGGCTTTGAGGGTTTCGAAGGAGCCTTGCAAACCAtctttcttccacctgtgttcGGCTTTTCGGCATTCGCGGCGTGCTTCACGTGTGACATCGTTGAGCCACACTTCCTGCTTAGTTTTAGGGCGCATGGCTTTTGTCCAGTACATCAGTACAAGTAGAAATAAAGCAGTCCATCAGTTGCTCAGCGTCAAGAGCAGCGTCTGGAGCCATTGCAACCCGAGATGCAGTGGCGAACAGAGAGGCAAAGGCAGAGGCCGTGTCAGGCTTGATGAAACGGCCAAGGCGAGCAGGAGCAGGCAGGGTGGCACTGCAGTGCAAATCAAAGTCAAACATGACCGGACTGTGATCAGAGAACACTGCATCCCCTACAGAGACATTATCAACAGCCAGTCCATGAGACAATACAAGGTCCAAAGTGTGTCCGTATATATGTGTAGCTCCTGTAACATTTTGTACTAAATTAAAAGCCTCCACCAACTCTAAAAAGTCTTTTGCCATAGGCGTAGAAGGGCAGCAGACATGAATATTAAAACCACCCACAATTAACATTCTGTCAAACTTTACCAACATTGCAGCGATAAAGTCAGAAAAATCCCGGATAAAGTCGTTGTTGTGTTTGGGTGGTCTGTAAATGACCGCGCACAACAGCGAGACTGTCGCAGTTCGAAGCAGCTCAACTCAAATGAGGAGAAAGACACCATGGACAATGGCTTATGGTGTAAGGACGTTTTTAAAATAGTAGCGATGCCTCCTCCACGGCCGGCAGTTCTTGGCGTGTTAATGAAGGTACAATCGGGAGGCAACAGCTCAGAGAAGGAAGCGGACTCACCGGCATGAATATCCAGGTCTCAGTGACGAATAATAAATCCAAAGAATGCGCCTTAAAGAGGTCCTGGAGGATAAAAGTCTTATTTGAAACTGACCTCGCATTCACCAGTGCACACTTCGTTGAAACCCGAAGAGCCGCTGAAGCCGCTGAAGCTGCCCGGTTCAGCGGCCGGAGGTTGCCGGGGTTCACGCCgccagaagcaacaggagagcGGCGAGGGCGCAGCGCACAGTGTTCGTCGCGCCGCCCAACGATGGGCACCAGCCAGGCCCCAACGGAGGTGAGAAAACGCTGAGAGATGAAGCGGCGAAAACAATCCTCAAAGTCCCTCGGAACATTACGTGGGAGCCTTGCCGCCTCGGGAGAAAGCGCCAGCCAAGTTTTGAGCTTCACCAGTCTTCTACCTCGTGCGCCCCGGCGTCTACGTTTCCTGGGAAGCGACGGCTCCGCCCGAAGCTGAAAGTCTGGTACGTCAGACAGGTACGACGGACGCAGTTTATTTGGCCCCCATTGCTCTTGTCTCGCACCAGCGGCTACAGTGTCTAGGATTTCAAATAGTTCCTGACGGTCATACACCAACAGAGTCGATGGTCCTCgtaacaaatgcaaaaataacaaaaccgATCACAGTAAACTGAAGGAAGCGGCGAGCCAGACACACCGGCGCCATCTTGAAAATATCTTGAAAAACGTGTTCCGTGAACATTGCTAATGTGGCTAGCAGGCCGCAATGGTCACGGAGAACGCAGCCCTGCGCGAGTCGGTGAAGTCCCTCACCGACAAGAGTTTCACAACTTGTCCAAGAGAATAAAACCATGAAAGAGACGATCCTAGACCTCCAGGCCCGGAGCATGCGAGACAATCTTGTCTTTGCGGGAATTCTGGAAAAATCTGAGGAAGACCCTGAAGAATCTGTGAGGGCTTTCATGGCGTGACAGCTCAAACTCCCAGCGGACATcatccaaaacatcactttACACCGCGTCCACCGCCTGGGAGCCAAGAAGCCAGAGAGCCGAAGGCTGAGACCCATCGTGGCAAAATTCGAACATTTTAAGCAGAAGGAACAGGTGAAGAGCCGAGTGCGGGAGCTGAAGGCTTCAGCGTCAACGATCAATTTCCCTGAGAAATCCTCGACAGACGCCGTCGCCTGTTCCCTGTTCCCTGTTCGGAGGAAGTTCATTGGCAAGGGGTGCCAAGTtgtcatcacggtggataaactcttcgtCAATGGACAACTATACCACGACCGGGAAGTCACGCTATGGCTGTATTCATCATCCTAATATGCTAACTGATCATCTATCTTAACCAGGTAACATTTTCTATTCTGCAGCACGCACACTTGTAGCCTTTGCAATGTCACTGTCTGCTCCCACTTTACTCCCCATAATCCCCCCACCGTATGCACagttcctttcctttttttccccctttcttCTTCTCCCCTTCCTCCCTGTGTCTCATGCTTTCCCCTTCCTCCCCTTCTCATAATctcacatatcctcttgtctgccagctgtctTCTTCATCAGCATCTCTCTACAGTGACATCAcacaccctcaaagtccaaacacacacgcacactttcaTACACATCATACTCTACTATTGATATGGACATCACCCCCACTCACAAACACGCTCATCTCACACgtgcataaacccacatcacaTCCTCACTTTCGTTGGTTTAGTTCATTCCAGATTCCAGATGgatgtacatccatccattttctatgatgcttctcctctttagggtcgcggaggtattctggagcctatcccagctgacttcgggtgacaggcggggtacaccctggactggtgttcagccaatggcagggcacatatagacaaacactcaaattcatatctatggacactaacatgcatgtttttggaatgtggaaggacaccggagtacccagaaaacccccacacacacggggagaacatgcaaactccacacagaaatgcccaagggagaatccaacccaggtcttcccatctccagactgtaaccacgagaccaccgtgcggctcccTATGTACAATTTCAATGTATATATTCCCATgattttacttccaggtacacatacttcacatttgatcttgtttacacacacatcaccaaaagctagtctaggatgaactcactacagtttgtcacttggaatgtcggGGGAATAAATAACCCTTTTCAagtttttcacagaaaaaaaggCCATGGAACATAAACCTTTCTTGTAGACACCACTGTTTGCAGCGCTCTCTCATCAACTTCACTATAAAACCAGAAAGCAAGCAGGCTAAGAAACCGAACTGATACAACACCTACCAACACAATACATTTCACTACCAGTATGGTTGTAGAGCGGATTTGTTTGTACTCAGAATGGCTCGTTCAAGTCAGAAAAGTAAGCTTACCTATATATGTTAATCAGTGTGAACTGTGGGCTTGCATCTGGCTGGTGAGAAGTTCAATGTCAGGTTCCATTTTATTAActccatgaataaaaatgagcaGCTGCGCTGTGTCCTGCACGTCCGTGTTCTCATCCAgtgctaatgagaaaaagtcaaattctTTCGTCTTATGCTGCAGCTGGGCATACATTGCCCCCGATTTCTTCAATGTGTCTTGTGATTGTAGTCGCCGACAGTCTTACGACATTAAAGACATCTTTCGTTTTGGGACACACCTCCGCCGCGACAGCATTCAAACATTTCTTGACAAATTCTCCATGAGTGAAAGGTTTACCGCTGCTTGCTATCAGTTGAGCAACTCGAAAGCTCGCTCGAACGGAGGACTGGTTCTGCTGAGCATGGCGTACAAATGTATTCTGCTGAGCTAACAGTCCATTTTTAGCTTTGAGTTTGTCTGCTCGCATTTGGCCTTGCAAACTAGCATACTTGTCTTTGTGCCGGGATTCATAGTGTCGGTGCAGATTATATTCTTTGAATGCAGCCACTGCATGTTGACAGATAAGACAGCCTTTTCTTtacattgaacaaaaaaaaaaatagtttgtccACTGCAGGTTAAATACCGTGCATTCTGAATCAACTTTTCTCTTACCTACTCTTTCCGCCATTACTCCGTTTTAATTAACAGAGGTGTGTCcaggattttgttttgttttgagggAGGGGTTTCAGACTGCACAGACTGCGGAAGGGTGGAATAGAATGTTACGTTCTATGCATGTACAAGTCTCGATCACATGGccagactgaaaaaaaaaatcatgcatttCTGGTATTGTTCAGGGGACCGGGCAAAACGTGGAGGCCGGCCGcagtttggggaccactgctttagaagatgatcaggaaagtcaaatattgttagattacgacaaaatgcagttccaacagtctggccggtcctgtcgaagttctcctctgtgaaatgacttgaacagagttgcgatctggctgcaggaatccacctgtctctccgcatatttactacccattgctttagaagttgagcattgcagtgtggaaatctaaaggagaataagggctcatttacaactacttagatgaaaagatgcttacagatttaaagtatctattttttaaactatttatttaactttaattCCTGCTATTTAATATTACAGACAAAAAACTGCGATTAGAAACGCCTGTATTAAAcaccaaatatttttttggtgttataaattatttgtattaaagtGCTCCTGTaatgggggccgcacggtggtctattggttagcatgttggccaacacaggaacagcctggagatgggaagacctcggttcgattctcccttgggcatttctgtgtggagtttgcatgttctcaatcatggatggatggatgttactgtaatggtaaacaaattattaatacagtatgtcacagaACGCGTCAATCGCAGTCGGctttgttttgggtgaaacaacgtGGTGACTTTTATACTTCCGGTGGCGTCAGGCCTCTATGGTCAATCAACGCGCAGCAATCGATCGAGGTCATTCCacgtatagagttcagtggtatCAACTCActggcggccccgcctccaccgaCTGCGACAAAGAGGCTCAATGGCTAAGAGGAAGGTTCACTCTGTCCAATCGTTCCAAGAGAGAAGCAACGCTCGCAGTGCTGGAGATGACATTCTCCACCACCCAATCGAGGTCTCGCCTCCCCTTACGTGTTGGTTAAAATCCAATAATGAGAAGGAGTAAGACTGACAAGGTTTACACAATGGTTTGACAATAAGTCAGAATAATTCCTGACCAGAAGAAGAGAGCATCTGCCTTTTGCATCTGTCAGACCATCGGCGCCACTGTCACCCAAGGTATCTCATCCCTTGCGTTCTtcggtgatgtgtgtgtgatgacaacAGCTGAGAATTACGTTTTAGCTGATGTGGTAGGACTGTCAGCAGCACCTTTTTCTGCGCAAAGTAGCACACGCACGTCCAGCATGGTGCGTCCTACCTTTGGCCCAGTCGCCCCATTCTGTGACCATACAcagcaagatggcgccctccgtggcagacgtctctgtttcactctcccgttttctttccatttttttgctattttgttgttcatgttggacATTCAACGTGCTGCGTTGCATTGCAGCATAGACATTGCAgcaacttttgaacatcggcgggGTTCACCATGAGCTTTCGTTCAGCCTCTCggactggctttcttctgcgtcgggaggacgcagcagcctgcgggcctggtaaGCTGAATGCCCAGGAGCGTCCGGGGCGGAGGCGAGGCAGGAGGGGCGGCCTGTGTGCTAGGCTAAAGGCTCTAGCGACTGGGCCACCACTGCCGAGCCTGCTGCTGGCCAGTGTCCGCTCTCTCGAAGACAGGATGgacgagctgagagcaaggattgcagctacgggagatcggagagtgctgtgtgtTCGCGGAGGCCTGGCTGGACGAAGGATTtaccggactcggcggtccGGCTGGGGACATTTGCCATttgccggggagatcggacttcggcgtcttgtggacacagagcctcgggactgttctccccgaatgttaccagcatgtaggctttcccacgagggcaaacaacatcctgtaccaagtctacagcaacatgaaaggtgctttgaaggctcttccaagtccccattttttaaaagctaatgtctttattgttattaatgtttcttctgttcttattcattttcttgtgtttttctttctttctttctgctgggagaatgaacaaaacaagaatttcattgcatagcagaactacctgttctactgtgcatatgacaataaaactcttgaatccaCGACTGCTGATTACATGACTGCACTTTATCTTCATGTCTTTCTATAACCTACTTAAATAAGTGCTCATCCATTCAGTTAAGAAATGAGGATAACAGTATTTCTATAATCTACTAGTAATAAATAGCTGACAAGTTAATAAAACAGTATGATCCTACGGCAgaaagatgcagagtgaaccctcctgtcatccagcatctgtggtaaagagagaggaAAGAGGAAAACGACCCCGCACGCACGTCAATATCTTGATGCGACAAAATGATTGACTTGCTTTTTATTTATCGTTTGATTATTCCATTTACTGAtgattgtgacaggcctaaaagTTAGTGTCATTTTAATTGAAATGGCTTTAAAAACAATGCatttcccaattttttttttcctgaatagCACCTGTAAAAAATCCTAATGATAAATGACTGCTGTGATGCATGTCAGGAAAACTCTGTGTTTAcaacactgatctaaaaaaaagactggatcgagcttctattgttttatttttgaagccaatggaaatttgaggcggccatcttggtgagaccactttgctgtgagacaacagtatggcaacgcactggtaaaactttTCAAAGTaagaacttttcaaagcaaagccgttcaagtagtggcacatatatcaggtcaaaaaaaggtgccaagtaaaagtacttacgagtggaaggttcttgggaagtgctttttaagttgtgtttcctcatcctcgcttccttcactggcactcctgatgtttttgatgatttttcacaaattctgcgttcgtataccagcacaatcacaaagctgtggcgcgtaaggtggtctcaccaagatggcggcgatcgaaaaaatctggcttcaaattttggcgcgtgaaaacaataggttgctcgatccagtcttttttttagatcagtggtttacaactgtaaaaatatcaaagaacATCACCAATTCAATGTCGTTTATGGAGAAGGAGGAGCAAAGCCGATCATAAGTCTTTTTCCTGGTCATGTCATGTTTGAAGAACTCACAAGGCTCAATCTATTTGTTGCaaaggccaattaaaaaacgcCATTCATGCTAGAGTGGATAAATATTAGTTTTGTGTCAATAAAAAGACAGCAAAGATGGAAGAACTGGAAGCGGACTTTCCTGTTCACAGCGTCTACGGCTGGAGATGCCGTTGTCTCGCACGTTCACTCTGGCGGGGTTGGAACATCCTCCTCCTGCCCTAAATGAGTGTCCGCTACCTCTGCTGTGCCCCCGTCACTTCCCGCCGAGCGCAGTCGGATTTCGGCGTACTCGCCCGTCACGGAGGAGAGGCCTCGGATCTCTGACTCGGCAATGGACTTGGCCTCCAGTTTGGCCAAGTTGACGTCGGCGTAGTGAAGCTGGTCCTCCTCAACAGGCACTGCGTGGTTGGTGTACATGGCGTTCACGTGCGCCCTGTTGCTCTGCGGAAGGCAAAAAAGGAACGGATAACGCACCCAGGAACTTTAAATATACTCCAAAACACCGACGCACCTCATTTGTCACCAGGTAGTGGGAGGCGTTGTCTGCTTGTCCCACACTGAGTGGAAAGCTGCCTTTGGTTTTCCTAGCATcaacacaacataaacatgagACAATGCCGACGGCCTTTATACTCAGGAATGGTTGCACATGatgcacaggtgtcaaactcatcatccgtacgcacacacgcacacaagctCCTTTCAAGTTACCAACATGATAGGACAGGCCCAATGATCCAGCCTCTAAAAATACTATTTAGTATTTGGACAAAGCACACATTAGCGCTGACCAATAGATACAGTACGTAAGCAGTAGCGCTGTCCCGATACacattttcacttccgatacaatACCCACAGCGGCGTGTGACCAGGCTACTAGGTGGTTTCTTCCAGACACTACCGATGCTCCTAACTCTGTGTGAGGAGAATCAATCGTGAAATTCGTTGTTGCTGAGTGTAGCCACGTACATCACTATGACGCGCAATGAGACATTCCACAGCAGTGCTATTGAGGTGGCGTATGGTTCTTTCACATACTTTTACCAAGGCTACCAAGCAGGAGTGGTAGAACCAACAAACCAATCAAACTGCCAATCCTTCGCACGGTGCAAGCACGTCACAATGAAAACCACAATGAAGGAGGACCACAAAAACGTGGTGCTCCGTCTTGTCCCTCACCTGCAGGTGTACACGAGCAGCAGCAGACTGAGGAAGAGCATCCCCAAAACTCCCACAGCGGAGCTGACCAGAACCGTCAGATTGTACTGACCTGGAAAGTCCAAGACGTGCATCAGAAAAGGTTGGATGGGATCATTGTGGGGGGAAAAGACCAACAGCAACCTTTTTCATTGCCTGTGGAGGACATGTTGAAGGCCAGACTGTCAAAGCCGAGAGGGTTGACGCTGAAGCAGACAAGCGACAACACGTCTTCGTCTGGGTCCTGGCCCGTAAGGAGGAGGGTGACAACGCTCCGCACGGTCACGCTCCCGAGGGCCTCCTCTGTGATGGCAGATCGATTGACGGGCGCCCCGGACAATTCCCAATGCAGCAACGGGAGCGGGTTGGCCCGGCTGTCGCAGGAGCATCGTCTCTGGGAGGAGACGCCTTCACAGCGGGACGAGGCCAGGATCTCTGGACGGACTGAGGAGCAGAAGCCGTTTGAACGTGCGAGAccatttgtcttaaatggcgctTACTTTAAGAGCTAAAAGAAGCTCACATGTGACATTGACGCAGACGGGCTCTGAGGCGTCAAGCCCGTGGACGTTGACGGCTTGACAGTAAAAGCCATCCTCTGACAGTTTGCTCACGTTGAAGGAGATCTCCGACCCCCGGCCAATCACCTCACGCTGCCCCGCAGCCACTCTGTACCACGTGACCTCCACCTCCGCCGGATTGGCCACGATCGCGCACCTTAAAGTCACTGTGCTGCCGTCTGGAACCGGGCCGGACGGGTGGACCGTCACCGAGGTGTTCCGGGGTGGAtctgaaaggaaaaaaaggtgaTCCTGTCAGGTTTCTCGTCATTGATAGACTTTTGGGGACATCTTTTTCATGACGTGCATTTTCCAAATGCATAAATCTTCAGGAGAGGGACAATTGACAAAGTAGTCCAACATTAGACGAGTTTTAGTGGATGTGGGCCGATGACGTCGCGTCCCCTTACATTGGACATCCAGATGGACGGCGGCTGAGCTTTCCTCTCCCAGCGCGTTGGAGGCTTTACAGCGATAGTCACCGCCGTGTCTCGCCTCCGCACGTTCCACAAACAACGCCGCTCCCATCTCGCTGTCCTCTTGGCCGTCTTTGGACCACACGTAGTCGGACACGGGAGGTTTGGCCCGGCTTTGACACAGCAGGACCACCGAGTCGCCCTCCACTATCACACCCTCAGGTTCCACGATGACCGTGGTTTCCTTGGGAGGgactgagaaaaaaaagtcattaaacaggctttttattcatttattgataTGGAAGCCTGACAGAAGACAAACATCCCAATGGTAAGCCATAATAATGAGGTAAACCTCCAAAGTCAGGTCATCATTTTGAGCTGGTCGAAATTGAGATACAAAGTCATTATGAGATgggaaagtcataaatatgtcataaatatgagataaaaagtctgaATGATGAGAAGTCCACATTATGATGGAAAATGCCAGACTTGTGAGacgtggaaatgatgagatgtgCCGCCTTGGTCACATGGCACATGTGCACTTTGTATCTCATCTAGCCGTAATAATTATCATCATAATtatcattatgactttttcttttttctccccAGATGGCACCTGTCACAGAACCGGAACAATGGCTTGCTTGGTGGAGGTCAGTGACATGCACAACTTGGACTTACAATGCACGTCTATCAGCGTGCTGGATGAGTTCTGGGATCCGTATCTGTTGTGGGCTGTGCAGTAAAAGGAGTTGGTGTCCTCTGTGACCGTGACGTATAGTCGTTTCCCGAATCCCGCCAGGGTGGGCTGAGCCCGGTTGACTTGGTACCAGGCGTAGCGGTCCGCAGCCGGGTTGGCGTCCGTGTTGCAGGTCAGCGTGACGGAACTGCCCTCTGTCACGGGACCCTCGTAGCTGACTGACGTGTTTTTTGGAGCGTCTAAAGAACAATTTCACAGTCAAACTGAGGTCAGGTGGATGTTGACTTTCTAACGCAACATTGCCAGAAACTTCCTCTCTGCAGTAATTCTATTTCCTCATGTAACCCAACCTCACTGAGCTCCGCACGCCAATGTTTCACCACCAAAAACGTCAAGGGAAAAACACCGACCAATGTTTCCTACAGTCGTGGGGTGCGGGGTGTAAGTAACCCCAATGAAGCCCTGGGTCTAAAACAGCCGTGGCCCGCAGGATTTttaaagatactgtatgtgtttattgGCTGTAGTTGAGTAATATTATGAACTAGCAGTCATcatccagcagcttcatctagctctgcatgcactttaaaagtGTGTTACACGTGTCGTATTCTTTTACAATCAACTGGTCTGCGCTACGAATGCTGActcagcagtttgctccttagcgccattacaacattggttctgttgctgctgtgctgtgttcataaatgaccatgtggtccacATCATTCACTTTCTCATGGACTCCAAATGATTGTTATGCACACATTTGGAAATCATCAGCCTGCTTCCAGTGAAGAAAAACGACTCACAAACAACATGAAGGGTCAAGCTGTTGTCAGCGTGAAGGTCGCTGTGTCCTTCTTGTCTCCTGTGGAGTGCTGTGCAGGTGACCTTCACCATGTTGTGGAGGTAAGAGGCTCTCACCTCCATTGCTGAAGTCACACCTGATTCTTCCAACGTCTCCTGAAGCAAGCCCAGCACCGGCACCCACGTCAGGACGGGTGGCAGCGTGGGACAGGGAGCTGGAGCCGAGCACTCCAGCGTCAGCGTGTCGCCTTCCTCCACCTCCGTGCGGTCTGCTTTGACGGCGGGCTTGAGGGGAGAGTCTGCTTGAGAAGACACAACGATGTGATGCCACGCGACAGTAGCAGCTCACCTAAGAAGGAGATGACGCAAGGCGCACCTTGGATGTATAAAACCACCCTGCTGCCAAAGTTGAACTTGAGCGCGTTGTCGCAGTCCAGCCTGAAGTAATAGGAGTCGCTGTGTTCTGACGGCATGTTGTGCAGGATGGTGGTGCAGTCCTGATCCTGGTAGCCAAACACTCACTTTCACCAGAGATGCACCATATCTTTTCTTTCCAAACCAATACCTAACATAACTTGTGGGATGAGACgtttctcaagaccgatatggcaTCGTGGGATGAGATgtttctcaagaccgatatggcaTCAATAACCCATCACTTTtttatatttgctttttttaaacatagatGGAAGTGTAGttagtgcacacctggaggtaagaggGACTGGAACAAATGAGGATTTGTTGTGTCCTAATGAAGcaccatgacatcactactatcaggagacccagagtatagagggggaggagctacctgctgtggcccagcaaggtgcactgtattcgggcacacgctccaagcggccggtgtgacgccacggaggtctctggcaaaccttttttccaacttttcgcggcgctggcatttcaggtggctgatatggtttggtgtgtgctcgatgggtttcccccccccccaacaccctCATGGCGGGGCAGTTGGTACGACTAGCATGCAAAATGTGTCCCTCGGAAAGTGAACGTTTGCTTCCAGGGGAAATTATGACAGGttaatgtcacaggcaggagaaaaaggagCGTTTGATTTGCTCACAGGCACGGTGCagtttttaaagcttttttttttattattcccctgtcctgtccagcctttaaggcagatagaattgtagatctaaatgctcTCACGtactcaacagatttactctgccagggaaaagtgtgagatacacttcccctgttatacagaatttatttgacttggatgcatgttattatgcaaatttggagcaggaggggacagagaagaagagaaaagaaaacgggggtgtgggggggtgcggggacaagaggacgacaaaaaaaaaagagacagagacaaggacaacagcagcaacaacaattgtgacaacaataacaacagaaacaaacaggactacatcagcatatgtacatatgt
It contains:
- the LOC129184781 gene encoding B-cell receptor CD22-like yields the protein MPSEHSDSYYFRLDCDNALKFNFGSRVVLYIQDSPLKPAVKADRTEVEEGDTLTLECSAPAPCPTLPPVLTWVPVLGLLQETLEESGVTSAMEVRASYLHNMVKVTCTALHRRQEGHSDLHADNSLTLHVVYAPKNTSVSYEGPVTEGSSVTLTCNTDANPAADRYAWYQVNRAQPTLAGFGKRLYVTVTEDTNSFYCTAHNRYGSQNSSSTLIDVHFPPKETTVIVEPEGVIVEGDSVVLLCQSRAKPPVSDYVWSKDGQEDSEMGAALFVERAEARHGGDYRCKASNALGEESSAAVHLDVQYPPRNTSVTVHPSGPVPDGSTVTLRCAIVANPAEVEVTWYRVAAGQREVIGRGSEISFNVSKLSEDGFYCQAVNVHGLDASEPVCVNVTFRPEILASSRCEGVSSQRRCSCDSRANPLPLLHWELSGAPVNRSAITEEALGSVTVRSVVTLLLTGQDPDEDVLSLVCFSVNPLGFDSLAFNMSSTGNEKGQYNLTVLVSSAVGVLGMLFLSLLLLVYTCRKTKGSFPLSVGQADNASHYLVTNESNRAHVNAMYTNHAVPVEEDQLHYADVNLAKLEAKSIAESEIRGLSSVTGEYAEIRLRSAGSDGGTAEVADTHLGQEEDVPTPPE